One Erpetoichthys calabaricus chromosome 8, fErpCal1.3, whole genome shotgun sequence DNA segment encodes these proteins:
- the LOC114656598 gene encoding uncharacterized protein LOC114656598 gives MHAWLSRSLQRTAGLQSQSFCARGIVWVDFEVFSFFPGNRDSPFVILPSYHQWAPWIGPQTRASHIVANTEYAKVHVSNKSQDEGDIDITEERLTDEVMNLKVNTIRKLCRQCKLDSKGSKMDLVMRLRSKMQTRSTYDKVFQKVWGASGGWAVIMCPCGVVYSVKFNIRAESPKDYADMLLYWMHIPNMVVYDFARGLVNHCKLREPERPLFNPNEGQLAEATCDNIEMAVKENLKINLPWLNAKKITPDSNCHPVTGSAEHYALYDTFHQYNIMDEKDVLRRISLVPELQGWINSQRAEQFFAEMRKNNYFLNMLSPSAHVFLMRSIIHQHNQSVNQKALAELRKICPGIKIAFDSTGKAVLALQAGSLAPSPPSPSAVHQAITSPVHSISHPGTFQAACPATAVAFNGENDKFVSVNVEFIVKVSQVCRM, from the exons ATGCATGCCTGGTTGAGCCGTTCTTTGCAGAGGACAGCAGGACTTCAGTCCCAGAGTTTCTGTGCTCGAGGGATAGTGTG GGTCGATTTTGaagtcttttccttttttccaggCAACCGTGATAGTCCTTTTGTCATTTTGCCAAGTTACCATCAGTGGGCACCCTGGATAGGACCCCAAACCAGAGCAAGTCACATTGTTGCTAACACAGAGTATGCTAAAGTACATGTGTCAAATAAGTCCCAAGATGAAGGTGACATTGATATTACAGAGGAGCGTCTCACAGATGAAGTCATGAATTTAAAG GTTAACACCATCAGAAAACTTTGTAGACAATGCAAGCTTGACTCTAAGGGCTCAAAAATGGATCTTGTCATGCGCTTAAGGTCAAAAATGCAAACTCGAAGTACATATGACAAGGTGTTTCAGAAGGTTTGGGGTGCATCAG GTGGCTGGGCAGTGATCATGTGTCCATGTGGAGTAGTCTATTCTGTTAAATTCAACATCAGGGCAGAAAGTCCAAAAGACTATGCTGATATGTTGCTGTACTGGATGCATATTCCAAATATGGTTGTTTATGACTTTGCCAGGGGTTTGGTAAACCACTGCAAGTTGCGGGAGCCAGAGAGACCTTTATTTAATCCAAATGAAGGACAACTAGCAGAGGCAACCTGTGACAACATTGAAATGGCAgttaaagaaaacttaaaaataaatttgcctTGGCTCAATGCTAAAAAAATCACACCTGATTCAAATTGTCATCCTGTCACAGGATCCGCTGAGCACTATGCTCTGTATGATACATTCCACCAATACAACATAATGGATGAGAAGGATGTGCTGAGAAGAATTTCATTGGTTCCAGAATTGCAAGGGTGGATAAATTCTCAGAGGGCAGAGCAGTTTTTTGCAGAGATGCggaaaaacaattattttctgaATATGCTCTCTCCGTCTGCTCATGTGTTCCTGATGAGATCCATTATACATCAACACAATCAGAGTGTCAATCAGAAGGCACTGGCTGAGCTGAGAAAGATTTGTCCAGGAATTAAAATTGCCTTCGATTCTACTGGAAAGGCAGTTCTag CTCTGCAAGCAGGTTCTTTAGCTCCTTCTCCTCCATCTCCATCAGCTGTTCATCAAGCAATCACATCCCCAGTGCATTCAATAAGTCACCCAGGAACATTTCAAGCAGCCTGTCCAGCCACTGCAGTCGCATTTAatggtgaaaatgacaaatttgtgaGT GTCAATGTGGAATTCATTGTGAAGGTCTCACAAGTCTGCAGAATGTGA